The Odocoileus virginianus isolate 20LAN1187 ecotype Illinois chromosome 12, Ovbor_1.2, whole genome shotgun sequence genome has a segment encoding these proteins:
- the GNB1L gene encoding guanine nucleotide-binding protein subunit beta-like protein 1, producing the protein MAAPTPPPPDPQFVLRGAHSAVHALHFCAGAEGHPLLLSGSLRGLVHIWSLQTRRPLAALDGHGGQCVTWLHTLPRGPQLLSQGRDLQLCVWDLAEGRNAVVDAVRLESMGFCRASILADGPQRWMVAVPGRGNDEVQVLELPSKTLVSCLKPEAGARLGMPMCLQLWQAASSSRPSLLAGYEDGSLALWDVSTRKVCSRVACHSEPVMGLALDPWRARGVSGSAEKALAVWSLEGQQALQVRGTHELTNPGIADVKIRPDSKILATAGWDHRVRVFQWRTMRPLAVLAFHSATIHCVAFDTAGLLAAGSGDQRISVWSLYPPT; encoded by the exons ATGGCAGCCCCCACGCCCCCACCGCCGGACCCCCAGTTCGTTCTGCGCGGCGCCCACTCAGCCGTGCACGCACTGCACTTCTGCGCTGGAGCCGAGGGGCATCCACTGCTCCTCTCAGG GTCGCTGCGTGGGCTGGTGCACATCTGGAGCCTACAGACGCGGAGGCCGCTCGCGGCCCTGGACGGCCATGGGGGCCAGTGTGTGACCTGGCTGCACACGCTTCCCCGGGGGCCCCAGCTGCTCAG CCAGGGCCGCGACCTGCAGCTGTGTGTGTGGGACCTGGCAGAGGGCAGGAATGCCGTGGTGGACGCCGTGCGTCTGGAGAGCATGGGCTTCTGCAGGGCCTCCATCCTGGCCGATGGCCCACAGCGCTGGATGGTGGCCGTGCCCGGGAGAGGTAATGACGAG GTCCAAGTTCTGGAGCTGCCGTCCAAGACGTTGGTGAGCTGCCTGAAGCCCGAGGCGGGGGCCAGACTGGGCATGCCCATGTGCCTGCAGCTCTGGCAG GCTGCGTCCAGCTCCCGCCCGTCGCTTCTGGCCGGCTACGAGGACGGCTCACTGGCCCTGTGGGACGTCTCCACGCGGAAGGTGTGCAGCCGCGTCGCCTGCCACTCGGAGCCCGTCATGGGCCTGGCCTTGGACCCGTGGAGGGCCAGGGGCGTGTCGGGCTCCGCGGAGAAGGCACTGGCCGTCTGGAGCCTGGAGGGGCAGCAGGCACTGCAG GTGCGCGGGACCCACGAGCTCACCAACCCCGGGATCGCCGACGTCAAGATCCGGCCAGACAGCAAGATCCTGGCCACTGCGGGCTGGGACCACCGTGTCCGCGTGTTTCAGTGGCGGACGATGCGGCCGCTGGCCGTGCTGGCCTTCCACAGCGCCACCATCCACTGCGTGGCCTTCGACACCGCGGGCCTGCTGGCCGCGGGCTCCGGGGACCAGCGCATCAGCGTCTGGTCGCTCTACCCGCCCACGTGA